One genomic region from Pagrus major chromosome 24, Pma_NU_1.0 encodes:
- the ebpl gene encoding emopamil-binding protein-like, with protein sequence MDSLAPPGLSLVSVLSLLACSIQVLAAALLTLRYGGRSSAEDRWILLWLFYDVIVHLTLEGPFVYMSLVGTVETSEGPLAELWREYGKADSRWLISDPTIVSIEILTVVLDSLLALLLIHAVLKDKYYRHLLQVALSVCELYGGWMTFCPDWLIGSPHLDTSSRLHLWVYLVFFNGLWVLVPVLLLIQSWLSLRRLHALRPDDHNVNRKKM encoded by the exons ATGGACTCACTGGCGCCCCCAGGACTCTCTCTGGTTTCTGTCCTGTCTCTGTTAGCATGTAGCATCCAGGTGTTAGCAGCAGCCCTGCTAACACTCAGGTATGGGGGGCGGAGCTCTGCAGAGGACAGGTGGATTCTACTGTGGCTCTTCTATGATGTCATCGTCCACCTGACGCTG GAGGGTCCGTTTGTCTACATGTCTCTGGTTGGGACGGTGGAGACGTCGGAGGGTCCGCTGGCTGAACTCT ggAGGGAGTACGGTAAAGCTGACAGTCGTTGGCTGATTTCTGATCCAACGATCGTTTCCATCGAGATTCTGACCGTCGTCCTCGACTCTCTGCTCGCTCTGCTGCTCATACACGCAGTACTGAAGGACAAGTACTACAG aCACTTGCTGCAGGTGGCTTTGAGCGTGTGTGAGCTGTACGGTGGCTGGATGACCTtctgtcctgattggctgaTAGGCAGTCCTCACCTGGACACGTCCAGCCGGCTCCACCTGTGGGTCTACCTGGTCTTCTTTAATGGGCTCTGGGTCCTGGTCCCGGTTCTGCTGCTGATCCAGTCCTGGCTCTCTCTGAGGAGACTGCACGCACTGAGACCAGACGACCACAACGTAAACAGGAAGAAGATGTAA
- the arl11 gene encoding ADP-ribosylation factor-like protein 11 isoform X1 has protein sequence MGLAHSSNSPQVIVMGLDSAGKSTLLARLLTGQVMETSPTIGFNVGTLDLDKKTSLTVWDVGGQKSMRPNWRFYLDDCKALVFVVDSSDPTRMPEAQKALKKVLGDEKLRGIPLMVLANKKDLPNSMTIREVSRQLDLNSYSDRLWEIQACSALKGLGLQQAFMSVSKLIKKS, from the exons ATGGGTCTGGCTCACAGCTCCAACTCTCCTCAG gtgaTCGTGATGGGTTTAGACTCAGCTGGAAAGTCGACCCTGCTGGCCAGACTGCTGACAGGACAG GTGATGGAAACATCTCCGACCATCGGATTCAACGTGGGAACTCTGGACCTGGACAAGAAGACGTCTCTGACTGTGTGGGACGTCGGCGGACAGAAGAGCATGAGACCCAACTGGAG GTTCTACCTGGATGACTGTAAGGCTCTGGTGTTCGTGGTGGACAGCAGTGATCCGACCCGGATGCCGGAGGCGCAGAAAGCCCTGAAGAAGGTTCTAGGTGATGAGAAGTTACGAGGAATTCCTCTGATGGTTCTGGCAAACAAGAAGGACCTCCCAAACTCCATGACCATACGAGAG GTCTCCAGGCAGCTGGATCTGAACAGTTACAGCGACCGGCTGTGGGAGATTCAGGCCTGCAGCGCTCTGAAGGGACTTGGCCTCCAACAGGCCTTCATGTCTGTCAGCAAACTGATCAAgaagagctga
- the arl11 gene encoding ADP-ribosylation factor-like protein 11 isoform X2 → MGLDSAGKSTLLARLLTGQVMETSPTIGFNVGTLDLDKKTSLTVWDVGGQKSMRPNWRFYLDDCKALVFVVDSSDPTRMPEAQKALKKVLGDEKLRGIPLMVLANKKDLPNSMTIREVSRQLDLNSYSDRLWEIQACSALKGLGLQQAFMSVSKLIKKS, encoded by the exons ATGGGTTTAGACTCAGCTGGAAAGTCGACCCTGCTGGCCAGACTGCTGACAGGACAG GTGATGGAAACATCTCCGACCATCGGATTCAACGTGGGAACTCTGGACCTGGACAAGAAGACGTCTCTGACTGTGTGGGACGTCGGCGGACAGAAGAGCATGAGACCCAACTGGAG GTTCTACCTGGATGACTGTAAGGCTCTGGTGTTCGTGGTGGACAGCAGTGATCCGACCCGGATGCCGGAGGCGCAGAAAGCCCTGAAGAAGGTTCTAGGTGATGAGAAGTTACGAGGAATTCCTCTGATGGTTCTGGCAAACAAGAAGGACCTCCCAAACTCCATGACCATACGAGAG GTCTCCAGGCAGCTGGATCTGAACAGTTACAGCGACCGGCTGTGGGAGATTCAGGCCTGCAGCGCTCTGAAGGGACTTGGCCTCCAACAGGCCTTCATGTCTGTCAGCAAACTGATCAAgaagagctga